From one Atribacterota bacterium genomic stretch:
- a CDS encoding lipocalin family protein → MSRKKFYLMVLILVSLFFSSCAIIGTPVLDSIETVDQVDLERYTGVWYEIASLPTTFAKNLVCVTATYTIMEDGKVEVLNQGYKGSTDGKLSSITGTAWVPNPEEPGQLKVRFFPIIPPSQYNIIVLDEEEYSYAMVTGKNYNYLWILSRTPQMESETYDMLIQKAEDWGFDVAQIKVTPQTCW, encoded by the coding sequence ATGAGCAGAAAAAAATTTTATTTAATGGTATTGATTTTAGTTTCTTTATTTTTTAGTAGTTGTGCTATTATTGGTACACCAGTTTTGGATTCAATCGAAACGGTTGACCAGGTAGATCTGGAACGATATACAGGAGTCTGGTATGAGATTGCCAGTCTGCCAACTACTTTTGCTAAAAATTTAGTATGTGTTACTGCGACTTACACAATTATGGAGGATGGTAAAGTAGAAGTACTCAATCAGGGATACAAAGGATCAACAGATGGAAAGTTAAGCAGCATAACCGGAACTGCATGGGTACCCAACCCTGAAGAACCGGGACAGTTAAAAGTCAGATTTTTCCCGATTATTCCCCCCAGCCAATATAATATTATAGTTTTGGACGAAGAGGAATATTCTTATGCTATGGTTACCGGAAAGAATTATAATTACTTGTGGATTCTATCCAGAACACCGCAAATGGAATCAGAGACTTATGATATGCTAATTCAAAAAGCAGAGGACTGGGGTTTTGATGTAGCTCAAATTAAAGTAACACCCCAAACTTGTTGGTAA
- the mscL gene encoding large-conductance mechanosensitive channel protein MscL yields MLDEFKKFIMRGNVLDMAVGIVIGAAFGSIITSFVKDVIMPPIGLLLGGIDFSNLFILLKQGTTPGPYLTVAEAQEAGAVTMNYGLFINTIISFLIIALAIFLVIRKVNSMKKKEEVPPPSTKECPHCFTLIPVKATRCPNCTSELAKGK; encoded by the coding sequence ATGTTAGATGAATTTAAAAAATTTATTATGCGGGGAAATGTCCTGGACATGGCAGTGGGAATTGTTATCGGAGCTGCCTTCGGTTCAATAATCACCTCTTTTGTTAAGGATGTAATTATGCCACCTATCGGGCTTCTGTTAGGAGGAATAGACTTCAGTAATCTCTTTATCTTGCTTAAGCAAGGTACTACACCCGGTCCTTATCTTACTGTAGCTGAGGCACAGGAAGCCGGTGCAGTTACAATGAATTATGGTTTATTTATTAATACTATCATAAGTTTTTTAATTATTGCATTAGCTATCTTCCTGGTTATTCGCAAAGTAAACAGCATGAAGAAGAAAGAAGAAGTACCACCACCATCAACCAAGGAATGCCCTCACTGCTTTACTTTGATACCTGTTAAAGCAACACGCTGCCCTAATTGTACTTCCGAATTAGCTAAGGGAAAATAG
- a CDS encoding DUF1295 domain-containing protein — protein sequence MLSIFFPSAVLIFIYFTIFFITAQIIKNNSIVDIGWGFGFILVTLFTFFFSEVITARSILVSVLVITWGSRLSYYILKRNWGKPEDFRYAKWRREWGKWIYIRGFFQIFMLQGLFLLIISSPVILINHSQQQGLQLLDYLGTIIWITGFLFESVGDYQLAQFIKKPKNKGNIMKYGLWKYTRHPNYFGEATMWWGIYIIALSLPRGFWLVISPLTITLLLLFVSGVPMLEKKFADNPKFQEYARETSKFFPWFPKSTKEKE from the coding sequence ATGTTATCTATCTTTTTTCCATCTGCTGTACTCATTTTTATTTATTTCACTATTTTCTTTATAACTGCACAAATTATAAAGAATAATTCCATAGTAGATATCGGCTGGGGTTTTGGTTTTATACTTGTAACTCTCTTTACTTTCTTTTTTTCAGAAGTTATTACTGCCAGAAGCATACTTGTAAGTGTACTTGTAATTACCTGGGGTTCCCGTTTATCTTATTATATTTTAAAACGAAACTGGGGAAAACCAGAGGATTTTAGATATGCCAAATGGAGAAGAGAATGGGGGAAATGGATTTACATTCGTGGTTTTTTTCAGATTTTCATGTTACAGGGATTATTTTTGCTGATTATCTCTTCCCCTGTTATACTTATAAATCACTCTCAACAGCAAGGTTTGCAACTTTTGGATTACCTGGGCACTATAATCTGGATTACAGGTTTCCTGTTTGAATCAGTGGGTGACTACCAATTAGCCCAATTTATCAAAAAACCGAAAAACAAAGGGAATATTATGAAATACGGGTTATGGAAATATACCCGCCACCCAAACTACTTTGGAGAAGCAACTATGTGGTGGGGAATCTACATAATTGCTTTGTCATTACCAAGGGGTTTTTGGTTAGTCATCAGCCCGTTGACTATTACCCTGCTTTTACTCTTTGTTTCCGGTGTTCCTATGCTGGAAAAGAAATTTGCCGATAATCCTAAATTTCAGGAATATGCCCGGGAAACATCAAAATTCTTTCCCTGGTTTCCGAAATCTACCAAAGAAAAGGAGTAA
- a CDS encoding DegV family protein translates to MPIKYLNGKRLYYAFISGANEIIRQKEKLNKINVFPVPDGDTGTNLAYTINNMLQEVKASKNVNITLQSMADAALSGARGNSGIIFAQFFNGWANAVGNQKTLNIQTFGESVKDAIPSVYNAILHPVEGTMLSVIKVWAQAVYDMKNKSHDFDELFHSALLKAREALNNTPNQLKALRDANVVDAGGKGFVHLLEGMGQFIRYGNLREIVKQHELSVEKFEPMPEADFDLTYRYCIETMLINIQPEKMSEIRNMLENLGDSIIVAGNTRKTRIHIHTNNPAEVFLNLSNFANIVNPKVDDMKKQFISSHKKHPTIALVTDSIADIPEKLLDMYNIHILPISIFFENNEFLDKITITPKIFHELVEKTNNFPTSSQPGVKVVEGLLQYLSSYYDSVIALMVSGKISGTINSVFQAAGKLRETGYNIDVIDSKLNSAAQGLLVQKTAELIDTGLGHDAIIEKIHDLIPKVKIMVSVSNFKYMVQSGRVSPFKGNLAKILNLKPIISLDEEGNGIAFAKAFSRKANFNKILNIIQENNQKNPITRYCIVHSQAPKLAEQYRKSLLTILQKEPQYIEEVSSVVAMASGKGAVAVGFMSEE, encoded by the coding sequence ATGCCAATTAAATACCTGAACGGAAAACGACTTTATTATGCCTTCATTTCCGGTGCTAATGAGATTATTCGACAAAAAGAAAAACTCAATAAAATAAACGTTTTTCCTGTTCCTGACGGAGATACCGGAACAAATCTGGCTTACACTATTAACAATATGCTCCAGGAAGTTAAGGCATCAAAGAATGTCAATATAACTTTGCAATCAATGGCTGACGCAGCACTGTCCGGAGCTAGAGGAAACTCTGGTATTATCTTTGCACAATTTTTTAATGGCTGGGCTAATGCAGTTGGTAATCAAAAAACATTAAATATTCAAACTTTTGGAGAATCTGTCAAAGATGCTATACCATCTGTTTATAATGCAATTCTTCATCCGGTAGAAGGGACAATGCTCTCGGTTATAAAAGTATGGGCACAAGCAGTTTATGATATGAAGAATAAGAGTCATGACTTTGATGAGCTTTTTCACTCTGCACTGTTAAAAGCACGAGAGGCTTTAAATAATACCCCTAATCAATTGAAAGCTTTGCGAGATGCAAATGTAGTCGACGCTGGGGGTAAAGGATTTGTGCACTTGTTAGAAGGTATGGGTCAATTTATCCGTTATGGTAATCTCAGAGAGATTGTTAAACAACATGAATTATCAGTAGAAAAATTTGAACCTATGCCGGAAGCTGATTTTGATTTAACATACCGCTATTGTATAGAGACCATGTTAATCAATATTCAGCCTGAAAAAATGAGTGAAATAAGAAATATGTTAGAGAATTTGGGCGATTCTATTATAGTTGCCGGAAATACCCGAAAAACCCGTATACATATTCATACCAACAATCCTGCAGAGGTATTTTTAAATCTTAGCAATTTTGCAAATATTGTAAACCCAAAAGTTGACGATATGAAAAAACAATTTATATCTTCCCATAAAAAACATCCTACTATTGCTCTGGTTACTGATTCAATTGCTGATATCCCGGAAAAACTGCTTGATATGTATAATATCCATATTTTACCTATATCTATTTTTTTTGAAAACAATGAGTTTCTGGATAAGATTACCATTACTCCAAAAATATTTCATGAGCTGGTTGAAAAAACTAATAATTTTCCAACCAGCTCTCAACCAGGCGTAAAAGTTGTCGAAGGACTTTTACAATACCTCAGCTCTTATTATGATTCTGTGATTGCATTAATGGTCTCCGGAAAAATCAGCGGCACTATTAACTCAGTTTTTCAGGCAGCGGGAAAATTACGGGAAACTGGTTATAATATAGATGTTATTGATTCTAAATTAAATTCTGCCGCCCAGGGATTATTAGTCCAGAAAACTGCTGAGCTTATTGATACTGGATTGGGCCATGATGCAATTATAGAAAAAATCCATGACTTGATACCCAAGGTTAAAATTATGGTTAGTGTTTCTAATTTTAAGTATATGGTTCAATCCGGCAGGGTAAGCCCTTTTAAGGGAAACCTTGCAAAAATATTAAACTTAAAACCCATCATCTCATTGGATGAAGAAGGAAATGGCATTGCCTTTGCCAAGGCTTTCAGCCGTAAGGCTAATTTTAATAAAATATTAAACATCATCCAGGAAAATAATCAGAAAAATCCCATTACGCGTTATTGTATTGTCCATTCCCAGGCGCCAAAACTGGCAGAGCAATACCGGAAATCCCTGCTAACAATATTGCAAAAAGAACCACAATACATTGAAGAAGTTTCATCTGTCGTTGCAATGGCTTCAGGAAAAGGTGCTGTTGCAGTGGGTTTTATGAGTGAAGAATAA
- a CDS encoding thioesterase family protein, producing MDRDRRYLLILKEVKVASYDIDFVGIVSNISYIRWLEDLRLAWLEKYFSLTKQMEAGFIPILLETHIQYQHAIRMSDKVKGIMWVSRLHSHKWKVKAEFVVNEKVMAIAEQKGVFIDQVQWRPIRIPEELKEIYRKEKEERQKD from the coding sequence TTGGATAGAGACAGGAGATATCTTTTAATTTTGAAAGAAGTAAAAGTTGCTTCATATGATATTGATTTTGTGGGCATTGTTAGCAATATTAGTTATATTCGTTGGTTGGAGGATTTGCGTTTAGCATGGCTGGAAAAATATTTTTCTTTAACAAAACAAATGGAAGCAGGATTTATACCAATATTGCTGGAAACTCATATCCAATATCAGCATGCAATTCGCATGTCCGATAAGGTAAAGGGAATAATGTGGGTTAGTAGGCTTCATTCTCATAAGTGGAAAGTTAAGGCAGAATTTGTTGTTAACGAAAAGGTAATGGCTATAGCTGAACAAAAGGGTGTTTTTATAGACCAGGTTCAATGGAGACCAATTCGTATTCCTGAAGAGTTGAAAGAAATTTATAGAAAGGAAAAGGAAGAGAGACAAAAAGACTAA
- a CDS encoding EamA family transporter encodes MSATFLFFIFGALILTPLASFVPIKNFIFLLPCYGSSLLYTVYSYSFVTSLATGETSLVTPIYSLNGLILLIFSFLFLSEPFTITKIMGVILMIIGVSLLKDAKNPFYSARYIFTDIPSRMMFLAVTSQCLGRVIDKYYLPSVHPVTYSTILYFFIAFNLLVILLIRGKVNTILKVFNKKPKLSITSGLINGFSYLFLLYAMQQIDLSLAEPLTNLSLVLTLLFSFLFFKENVIEKLPGSILILLGGWFLYLNF; translated from the coding sequence CTGTCAGCAACTTTTTTATTCTTTATCTTTGGAGCACTTATTTTAACTCCATTGGCTTCTTTTGTCCCCATAAAGAATTTTATCTTTTTACTGCCTTGTTATGGCAGCAGTTTACTCTATACAGTATATTCTTATTCTTTTGTTACTTCTCTGGCAACAGGAGAAACATCTTTGGTAACTCCGATATACAGTTTAAATGGGTTAATTCTACTAATATTTTCTTTTCTTTTCCTTTCAGAACCATTTACAATAACTAAAATTATGGGGGTTATTTTAATGATAATCGGGGTTTCGCTGCTGAAAGATGCCAAAAATCCATTCTATTCAGCGCGATATATCTTTACTGATATTCCCAGCCGAATGATGTTTTTAGCGGTTACCAGCCAATGTTTAGGGAGGGTTATTGATAAATATTATCTTCCCAGTGTTCATCCCGTTACTTATTCTACGATATTATACTTTTTTATTGCTTTTAATTTACTGGTTATTTTGCTGATTAGAGGGAAGGTAAATACAATATTAAAAGTTTTTAATAAAAAACCGAAACTGTCAATAACCAGTGGACTGATAAATGGATTTTCGTATTTATTTTTACTCTATGCCATGCAACAGATTGATTTAAGTCTTGCTGAACCTTTAACCAATCTTTCCCTGGTTCTAACTCTATTATTTTCATTCCTGTTTTTTAAGGAAAATGTAATAGAGAAATTGCCAGGCTCCATTCTTATTCTTTTGGGTGGATGGTTTTTATATTTGAATTTTTAA
- a CDS encoding GNAT family N-acetyltransferase: MENTGNNKNNLTIREAELSDVPVLLALIKELAVYEKLSDMVVTDEEAVCKTLFGDKPYAEALLAIWEGRAAGMVIFFHNYSTFLGKPGFYIEDLYVKEEFRGLGIGKELLLKCVEIARERDCGRMEWLVLNWNPAREFYEKLGAYPLDEWTVYRLDKDAMEDLIR; this comes from the coding sequence TTGGAAAATACAGGAAATAATAAAAATAATCTTACAATCAGAGAGGCTGAACTATCAGACGTACCTGTGCTATTGGCATTGATTAAAGAATTAGCAGTATATGAAAAACTAAGTGACATGGTAGTTACAGACGAAGAAGCTGTTTGCAAAACTTTATTTGGGGATAAGCCATATGCAGAAGCTTTATTGGCTATTTGGGAAGGTCGAGCGGCAGGAATGGTTATTTTTTTTCACAATTATTCAACCTTTCTGGGGAAACCGGGTTTTTATATTGAGGATCTCTATGTAAAAGAAGAATTTCGTGGATTGGGTATTGGCAAAGAATTGTTATTAAAATGTGTTGAAATTGCCAGAGAAAGAGATTGCGGGAGAATGGAGTGGTTAGTTTTAAATTGGAATCCTGCCAGAGAGTTTTATGAAAAACTGGGTGCTTACCCCCTGGATGAATGGACCGTTTATCGCTTGGATAAAGATGCCATGGAAGATCTTATCCGGTAA